A region of Gracilinanus agilis isolate LMUSP501 chromosome 3, AgileGrace, whole genome shotgun sequence DNA encodes the following proteins:
- the LOC123241140 gene encoding putative olfactory receptor 52P1 has protein sequence MVKNSTEHSFSAFFLVGIPGLEAFHCWFSIPIFLLYTLTLLGNTLIILTIKWEPSLHQPMFYFLCMLGLNDMAIASSTAPRMLSIFWLDAHLIEFDACVAQMYFIHTFSIIESALLVSMAFDRYVAICHPLHYGTILTTSMVIRMGVVGAARAIIMVLPCPLLILRLPYCTKYIIKHAYCEHMAIVKLACANTLINQAYGISVALSVMVIDLGLITVSYIKILQAVFRLSSKDARSKALGTCAAHVSTILVSYIPALFSFLTHRIGKKVPPSIHIIFASMYLLVPPTVNPLIYGVKTKQIRDRVMQMIFPNKKPEEH, from the coding sequence ATGGTCAAAAATTCCACAGAACACAGCTTCTCAGCTTTCTTCTTGGTTGGGATTCCTGGCCTAGAGGCCTTTCACTGTTGGTTCAGCATCCCTATCTTCCTCCTATATACTCTGACCCTATTGGGGAACACCCTCATCATCCTCACGATCAAGTGGGAGCCCAGCCTCCACCAgcctatgttttattttctttgtatgctGGGCCTCAATGATATGGCTATTGCCTCTTCCACAGCCCCCAGGATGCTCAGCATCTTTTGGCTGGATGCCCACCTTATTGAATTTGATGCCTGTGTGGCACAAATGTACTTTATCCACACCTTCTCCATCATTGAGTCTGCCCTATTGGTGTCTATGGCCTTTGACCGATATGTGGCCATATGCCACCCACTTCACTATGGCACTATTCTGACCACCTCCATGGTCATTAGGATGGGAGTGGTTGGGGCTGCCCGGGCCATTATTATGGTCTTACCTTGTCCCCTTCTCATATTAAGACTCCCCTACTGCACCAAGTATATCATCAAACATGCCTACTGTGAGCACATGGCCATAGTTAAATTGGCATGTGCCAATACCCTCATCAATCAAGCATATGGCATCTCTGTTGCACTCTCTGTCATGGTAATAGACCTAGGACTAATCACCGTGTCCTACATCAAAATCCTCCAGGCTGTCTTCAGACTCTCCTCCAAGGATGCCCGATCCAAAGCCCTGGGCACATGTGCTGCCCATGTTTCCACAATTCTGGTCTCCTACATACCTGCTTTGTTTAGCTTCCTCACCCATCGCATTGGTAAGAAAGTTCCCCCCTCCATCCACATCATCTTTGCCAGCATGTACCTTCTGGTGCCTCCTACAGTTAACCCCTTAATCTATGGTGTGAAAACAAAACAGATCCGTGATAGAGTGATGCAAATGATTTTCCCAAACAAGAAGCCTGAGGAACACTAA
- the LOC123241141 gene encoding olfactory receptor 52A5-like has protein sequence MLMANGTVFMPSILTLIGIPGLESVQCWIGIPFCAIYIIALVGNYLLLVIIQSERSLHKPMYLFLAMLGITDIALSTCILPKMLGVFWFHLREIHFDVCLLQMWLIHTFQCIESGILLAMAVDRYVAICDPLRHGTIFTSQLLTQISIGVTLRAGILMAPCLLLIKCRLKYYRTTVISHSYCEHMAVVKLAAEDIQVNKAYGLFVAFSILGFDVILILLSYVRIFIAVFHLPQKEARLKAFNTCIAHIFVFLEFYILAFFSFFTHRFGFNIPPYVHILLSNLYLLVPPLLNPIVYGIKTKEIRDRVVKLISFKNQA, from the coding sequence ATGCTAATGGCCAATGGTACAGTCTTCATGCCATCCATATTGACGCTGATTGGGATCCCTGGTCTGGAGTCTGTGCAGTGCTGGATTGGGATTCCATTCTGTGCTATATATATCATTGCCCTCGTTGGGAATTACTTGCTCCTGGTGATCATTCAATCTGAGCGTAGTCTCCACAAGCCCATGTATCTTTTTCTGGCCATGTTGGGAATCACTGACATTGCCCTTAGCACATGCATCCTTCCCAAGATGTTAGGtgtcttttggtttcatttgCGCGAGATCCATTTTGATGTGTGTTTATTACAGATGTGGCTTATTCACACATTCCAGTGCATAGAGTCAGGCATCCTCTTGGCCATGGCTGTGGACCGCTATGTGGCCATCTGTGACCCTCTGAGACATGGTACCATCTTTACCTCACAACTCCTCACTCAGATAAGCATTGGGGTCACCCTACGAGCAGGTATCCTCATGGCCCCCTGCCTTTTGCTCATCAAATGTCGACTCAAATATTACCGAACCACTGTCATCTCCCACTCCTACTGTGAGCACATGGCTGTTGTGAAGCTGGCTGCTGAGGACATACAAGTCAACAAGGCTTATGGTCTGTTTGTGGCCTTCTCTATCCTGGGATTTGATGTCATCTTGATCCTATTGTCCTACGTTCGGATCTTTATTGCAGTCTTCCATCTCCCCCAGAAGGAGGCTCGGCTCAAAGCCTTCAACACGTGTATTGCCCATATATTTGTCTTTTTGGAATTCTATATTCTtgccttcttctcctttttcactCACAGATTTGGGTTCAATATCCCCCCCTATGTCCACATACTTCTTTCCAACCTCTATCTGTTAGTTCCACCTCTTCTTAATCCCATTGTATATGGGATAAAGACTAAGGAGATCAGGGATAGGGTGGTCAAACTAATTAGTTTCAAGAACCAAGCCTAA